The Halanaerobium praevalens DSM 2228 genome contains a region encoding:
- the fliR gene encoding flagellar biosynthetic protein FliR, with protein MIENLMINQHLYFFFLILSRYLGMMLLTPFFSSQVIFYRAKILIALTLAAFSYPLVLSIYQPLAPANNLSLIIEIISEFSIGLFMGLAVFLVFSAIQLGGQIIDMRMGFRIANVVDPFSGANSPVIGQLKNIFVTLIFLALNGHLYLIKHLYNSFKIIPPGRVKFSNQLWQYFFRRSADMFVLAIKIALPIAGAIFFIDIILAFLARSVPQMNLFVIGLPIKIMAGLILLYILMPVLNHYYAEIIMNVINEIPALFRLLVP; from the coding sequence TTGATAGAAAATTTGATGATCAATCAACATTTATATTTCTTTTTTTTGATTTTAAGTCGTTATTTAGGGATGATGCTGTTAACTCCTTTTTTTAGTAGTCAAGTTATCTTTTATCGTGCTAAAATTTTAATTGCTCTCACTTTAGCTGCTTTTAGTTATCCTTTAGTCTTAAGTATTTATCAGCCTCTGGCACCAGCTAATAATTTGTCATTAATTATCGAAATTATAAGTGAGTTTAGTATTGGCCTTTTTATGGGGCTGGCAGTTTTTTTAGTTTTTTCAGCTATTCAGCTGGGAGGTCAAATAATTGATATGAGGATGGGTTTTAGAATTGCCAATGTAGTAGACCCTTTTAGTGGTGCAAACTCACCTGTTATTGGTCAGCTAAAGAATATTTTTGTGACATTAATTTTTTTAGCTTTAAATGGCCATTTATATTTAATTAAACATTTATATAATTCTTTTAAGATTATTCCTCCTGGTAGAGTTAAATTTAGTAATCAGCTCTGGCAGTATTTTTTTAGAAGAAGTGCTGATATGTTTGTTTTAGCAATTAAAATTGCTCTCCCAATAGCAGGAGCTATCTTTTTTATTGATATTATACTAGCATTTTTAGCTAGATCAGTTCCACAAATGAACTTATTTGTAATTGGACTTCCAATTAAAATTATGGCAGGTTTAATTTTATTGTATATTTTAATGCCAGTTTTAAATCATTATTATGCTGAAATTATTATGAATGTAATTAACGAAATACCTGCTCTTTTTCGATTATTAGTTCCCTAA
- the fliQ gene encoding flagellar biosynthesis protein FliQ has protein sequence MGEAVVLDIGRQALFTVIIVVFPVLGAGLITGLLVAIFQATTQIQEQTLAFVPKIFAVLGSIAFFGPWIMRTVIEFVQELLRNIPTYLG, from the coding sequence ATGGGAGAAGCAGTAGTCCTTGATATTGGACGTCAGGCATTATTTACAGTTATAATAGTTGTCTTTCCTGTTTTAGGTGCAGGTTTAATTACAGGTCTTTTAGTAGCTATTTTTCAGGCTACAACCCAAATTCAAGAACAAACTTTAGCTTTTGTTCCTAAAATATTTGCTGTTTTGGGTTCCATAGCCTTTTTTGGTCCTTGGATTATGAGGACAGTAATTGAATTTGTTCAGGAACTTCTGCGAAATATCCCAACCTACTTAGGTTAG
- a CDS encoding flagellar biosynthetic protein FliO produces MDYLWETFKITFYLFLVIGFILAIYYVVKNKFNLTNSRKMEVIDTMRLANGETIYLIKVFDEIVMLGGSKEELNYLKSWPLAEINLEAEKSKKSSAKKNTFKDKFKNILAKNNNSNSSDQDE; encoded by the coding sequence ATGGATTATCTTTGGGAAACATTTAAAATAACCTTTTATCTTTTTTTAGTAATCGGTTTTATTTTAGCAATTTATTATGTGGTCAAAAATAAGTTTAATTTAACAAATTCAAGAAAAATGGAAGTAATAGATACTATGAGGCTTGCTAATGGAGAAACTATTTATTTAATCAAGGTCTTTGATGAAATTGTAATGCTTGGTGGTAGTAAAGAAGAATTAAATTATTTAAAAAGTTGGCCTTTAGCTGAAATTAATTTGGAAGCTGAAAAATCAAAAAAATCTTCAGCTAAAAAAAATACCTTCAAAGATAAGTTTAAAAATATTTTAGCTAAAAATAATAATTCAAATAGCAGTGATCAAGATGAATAA
- the flhB gene encoding flagellar biosynthesis protein FlhB, with protein sequence MADDGTGEKTEEPTSKRKKEAKEEGNVAKGKEIGQAITLLASFMFLYFLMQQIFFGVLNEIQYYFKNLIIEPFTIKMTFEILYDAFFSVIEKIYPIMIVTAAAGILVNFLQIGALFTTKPLVPDLKKVDPIKGAKNIFSLKGVVELLKSLFKLALIAVIAYHFLMGNLDIFQKSINQGLEEALSAIAHLISRMAFAVIIALIILGILDLLYQRWQHNKDLKMSKYEVKQERKEMEGDPMIQQQRKRRQREMSMNRMMSSVKDADVVITNPTHIAVALEYDLEEMEAPVIVAKGEDFVAQKIKEKAREAEVKIIENKPLARSLNKMSEIGDQVPIELYQAVAEILAEIFKNRK encoded by the coding sequence ATGGCTGATGATGGAACAGGAGAAAAAACGGAAGAACCTACGTCGAAAAGGAAAAAAGAAGCAAAAGAAGAAGGTAATGTAGCTAAAGGGAAAGAAATAGGTCAAGCCATAACTTTACTTGCCAGTTTTATGTTTCTTTATTTTTTAATGCAGCAGATATTTTTTGGAGTTTTAAATGAAATTCAATATTATTTCAAAAATTTAATTATTGAACCTTTTACTATTAAAATGACTTTTGAAATTTTGTATGACGCTTTTTTTTCTGTAATTGAAAAAATTTATCCAATCATGATTGTGACAGCTGCAGCAGGAATTTTAGTTAATTTTTTACAGATTGGAGCACTTTTTACTACAAAGCCCTTAGTTCCAGATTTAAAAAAAGTAGATCCAATTAAAGGTGCTAAAAATATTTTCTCACTTAAAGGGGTAGTTGAGTTATTAAAATCACTATTTAAACTGGCTTTAATTGCTGTTATTGCCTATCATTTTTTAATGGGAAATCTTGATATTTTTCAAAAAAGCATTAATCAAGGCTTAGAAGAGGCTTTATCTGCTATTGCACATTTGATTTCTAGAATGGCCTTTGCTGTAATTATAGCTTTAATAATTTTAGGTATTTTAGATTTATTATATCAACGCTGGCAGCATAATAAAGATTTGAAAATGTCTAAATATGAAGTTAAGCAGGAAAGAAAAGAAATGGAAGGAGACCCAATGATTCAGCAGCAAAGAAAGCGGAGACAGCGTGAAATGAGTATGAATAGAATGATGTCTTCTGTTAAAGATGCTGATGTAGTTATTACTAACCCGACTCACATTGCTGTAGCCTTAGAGTATGATTTAGAGGAAATGGAAGCCCCAGTTATTGTTGCTAAAGGAGAAGATTTTGTAGCCCAAAAGATAAAAGAAAAAGCTAGAGAAGCAGAAGTGAAAATTATAGAAAATAAGCCTTTAGCTCGCTCACTAAATAAGATGTCAGAAATTGGAGATCAAGTCCCAATTGAACTTTATCAGGCAGTAGCTGAAATACTGGCTGAAATATTTAAAAATAGAAAATAG
- the fliP gene encoding flagellar type III secretion system pore protein FliP (The bacterial flagellar biogenesis protein FliP forms a type III secretion system (T3SS)-type pore required for flagellar assembly.) has product MNKKLTLVFLVFLILFSLTITVSAQDFQIPNISLEIGNGTANNQGDDLVLSLQILLLLTVLSLAPAIIILFTSFTRIIIVFSILKRALALNNMPPNQVLIGIAIFLTIFIMAPVWQGVNQDALQPYLAQDISLEQAYENTITPVREFMFNQVDERSLALFTNIAEIERPESRDDLPTYILIPAFLINEIKIAFQIGFLIYIPFLMIDMIVASILMSMGMMMLPPVIISLPFKILLFVLADGWHILIGSLVKTFY; this is encoded by the coding sequence ATGAATAAAAAATTAACTTTAGTATTTTTGGTTTTTTTAATATTATTTAGCTTAACAATAACTGTTTCAGCTCAAGATTTTCAGATCCCAAATATCTCTTTAGAAATAGGTAATGGAACAGCTAATAATCAAGGTGATGATTTAGTTTTATCATTACAAATTTTATTACTATTAACTGTTTTATCTTTAGCTCCAGCGATTATAATTTTATTTACTTCTTTCACAAGAATAATAATTGTTTTTTCTATTTTAAAAAGAGCTTTAGCCTTAAATAATATGCCTCCAAATCAAGTTTTAATTGGGATTGCAATCTTTTTAACAATTTTTATTATGGCACCAGTTTGGCAAGGAGTAAACCAAGATGCTCTACAGCCATATTTAGCTCAAGATATATCCTTAGAGCAGGCTTATGAAAATACAATTACTCCAGTTAGGGAATTTATGTTTAACCAAGTTGATGAGCGCTCTTTAGCTCTATTTACTAACATAGCAGAAATTGAGCGACCGGAAAGTCGAGATGACCTTCCAACATATATTTTAATTCCAGCTTTTTTAATTAATGAAATTAAAATTGCTTTTCAAATTGGATTTTTAATTTATATTCCCTTTTTGATGATTGACATGATAGTAGCCAGTATTTTAATGTCAATGGGAATGATGATGTTACCGCCAGTAATTATTTCATTACCTTTTAAAATATTATTATTTGTTTTGGCTGATGGTTGGCATATTTTAATTGGTTCACTTGTTAAAACTTTTTATTAA
- the fliY gene encoding flagellar motor switch phosphatase FliY yields the protein MTNDGNFLSQDEIDALMNEEDEEPVAESQGVGNETGAESASDLNSEEIDVIGEVNNIAMGSSATALSTLLDEKVEITTPEVEVQTFKQLIEEYDKPCVLVKVEYVEGIEGLSLLVIDTKDAAVIADLMMGGDGLEGMDQEMLNEISISAVGEAMNQMMGAASTAMSNILDVLVNISPPTAEFIDLDDVIEEGRDWFDPAEEIVVTSFKLKVGDVIDSSFKQISSYKFVKDLADSLLHGGTGLMDNTIDEEEIEEEVDTSVKEEYKGETAAGPQKSQKTKTAAAPAQSQPSQQQAQPAPQRRRPQNRNIESEEKVDVQSAQFPEFDQTATQPLPNNMELIKDVPLEVTVRLGKTVMKIRDILDLGDGSIIELDKLAGEPVDLLVNGKLVAKGEVVVIDENFGFRVKDIISPAERLSKL from the coding sequence ATGACGAATGATGGTAACTTTTTATCACAAGATGAAATAGATGCTTTAATGAATGAGGAAGATGAAGAACCTGTAGCAGAAAGTCAAGGAGTTGGAAATGAAACTGGTGCAGAAAGTGCTTCTGATCTAAATTCAGAAGAAATTGATGTTATTGGAGAAGTAAATAATATTGCTATGGGATCTTCAGCTACAGCGCTCTCCACATTACTTGATGAGAAAGTAGAGATTACAACTCCAGAAGTTGAAGTTCAAACTTTTAAGCAGCTAATCGAAGAATATGATAAGCCCTGTGTTTTAGTTAAAGTAGAATATGTAGAGGGGATAGAAGGTTTAAGTTTACTTGTGATTGACACTAAAGATGCTGCAGTAATTGCAGATTTAATGATGGGTGGAGATGGTCTGGAAGGAATGGACCAGGAAATGCTTAATGAAATTTCTATTAGTGCAGTTGGAGAAGCAATGAATCAAATGATGGGGGCAGCTTCAACAGCAATGTCTAATATTTTAGATGTTTTAGTTAATATTTCACCCCCAACAGCAGAGTTTATTGATTTAGATGATGTAATTGAAGAAGGAAGAGATTGGTTTGATCCAGCTGAAGAAATTGTTGTTACTTCTTTTAAATTAAAAGTTGGAGATGTAATAGATAGTAGCTTTAAACAAATTTCTTCTTATAAGTTTGTTAAAGATTTAGCAGACTCTTTATTACATGGTGGAACTGGTTTAATGGATAATACTATTGATGAAGAAGAAATTGAAGAAGAGGTTGATACTTCTGTTAAAGAAGAGTATAAAGGTGAAACTGCAGCAGGCCCACAAAAATCTCAAAAAACAAAAACTGCAGCTGCCCCAGCTCAAAGTCAACCCAGTCAACAGCAGGCCCAACCAGCACCCCAAAGAAGAAGACCTCAAAATAGAAATATTGAGTCTGAAGAAAAAGTTGATGTTCAGTCAGCACAGTTCCCTGAGTTTGATCAGACTGCAACTCAACCATTACCCAATAATATGGAATTAATAAAGGATGTTCCCTTAGAAGTAACTGTTAGATTAGGTAAAACAGTTATGAAAATTAGAGATATACTTGATTTAGGAGATGGATCAATTATTGAATTAGATAAACTGGCAGGAGAACCAGTTGATTTACTAGTTAATGGTAAATTGGTGGCAAAAGGAGAAGTTGTTGTAATTGATGAAAACTTTGGTTTTAGAGTCAAAGATATTATTAGTCCTGCTGAACGCTTAAGCAAACTATAG